One segment of Pelomicrobium methylotrophicum DNA contains the following:
- a CDS encoding DUF167 domain-containing protein has translation MHDDALKVRIAAPPVEGKANAELVRFLAQALGVPKQQVRITRGAGARRKQVEVMAPAQVIEALLRAGAARER, from the coding sequence GTGCACGACGACGCCCTCAAGGTTCGCATCGCCGCTCCGCCCGTGGAAGGCAAGGCCAACGCCGAGCTTGTGCGCTTCCTGGCACAGGCCCTCGGCGTGCCCAAACAGCAGGTAAGGATCACCCGGGGCGCCGGCGCGCGCCGCAAGCAAGTGGAAGTCATGGCGCCGGCGCAGGTGATCGAAGCTCTGCTCCGCGCTGGCGCGGCAAGGGAGCGCTAG
- a CDS encoding YggS family pyridoxal phosphate-dependent enzyme — protein MSTIGNRLQAVAERIRRAAEAAGRAAQDIQLVAVSKTCPPEAVREAHRAGQRAFGESYVQEALEKMDALADLPLEWHFIGPIQSNKTGPIARRFAWVHGVDRDKIARRLADARPPEAPPLNICIQVNVSGEASKSGVAPDEVLALARTIISLPRLKLRGLMAIPRPTDDEAEQRRQFRTLRTIRDELEAHGIATDTLSMGMSDDLEAAIAEGATLVRVGTAIFGARAKKTGRKDPEENRLHKA, from the coding sequence ATGTCCACAATCGGTAACCGCTTGCAAGCCGTCGCCGAGCGCATCCGACGAGCGGCTGAGGCGGCCGGAAGAGCGGCGCAGGATATTCAGCTCGTCGCGGTGAGCAAGACCTGCCCCCCCGAAGCGGTCAGGGAAGCTCATCGGGCTGGCCAGCGGGCCTTTGGCGAAAGCTACGTTCAGGAGGCGCTCGAAAAAATGGACGCTTTGGCCGACCTGCCCTTGGAATGGCATTTCATCGGCCCCATCCAGAGCAACAAGACCGGCCCCATCGCGCGCCGCTTCGCCTGGGTGCATGGGGTGGACCGGGATAAAATCGCGCGCCGGCTTGCCGACGCCCGCCCTCCGGAAGCGCCTCCGCTGAACATCTGCATCCAGGTCAACGTGAGCGGTGAAGCTTCGAAGAGCGGAGTCGCGCCGGACGAAGTCCTTGCCCTCGCGCGCACGATCATCAGCCTTCCGCGCTTGAAGCTGCGTGGCCTTATGGCTATACCGAGACCTACGGATGATGAAGCAGAGCAGCGGCGCCAGTTTCGCACCCTGCGCACCATCAGGGACGAGCTCGAGGCCCATGGAATCGCGACGGACACCCTTTCCATGGGCATGTCGGACGACCTGGAGGCGGCGATTGCGGAGGGTGCGACACTCGTGCGCGTGGGCACGGCCATCTTCGGCGCGCGTGCAAAAAAGACGGGCCGCAAAGACCCAGAGGAAAACAGATTGCACAAAGCGTAA
- the rng gene encoding ribonuclease G, with translation MSDEILINVTPQETRVAVIQQGVVQELHIERATSRGLVGNIYVGRVSRVLPGMQSAFIDIGLDRAAFLHVADIWAPRQNGQGTVPIERLLSEGQSLLVQVIKDPIGSKGARLSTQISIAGRFLVYLPQESHIGISQRIEDETERQMLKEKLLQLIPPGEGGGYIIRTVAETATEQELVADIAYLKKQWADIQEKCRVSTPPSLLYQDLTLAMRVLRDFVGEETGRILVDSRETYQKMVAFASDFVANVVEKIEHYAGERPLFDLYGVEDEIEKALARRVDLKSGGYLIIDQTEALTTIDVNTGGYVSGRSFDETIFKTNLEAAQVIARQLRLRNLGGIIIIDFIDMESEEHRAAVLSEFKKALARDRTKMTVNGFTALGLVEMTRKRTRESLAHILCEPCPTCQGRGEVKTAQTVCYEILRELLREARQFNAREFRILASQTVIDMFLDEESQSLAQLGDFIGKPVSLQVETLYTQEQYDVVLM, from the coding sequence ATGAGCGACGAGATTCTCATCAACGTGACGCCCCAGGAGACGCGGGTTGCCGTCATCCAGCAGGGCGTCGTCCAGGAGCTGCACATCGAGCGCGCCACCAGCCGGGGCCTGGTCGGCAACATCTACGTGGGCCGGGTGTCTCGGGTTTTGCCCGGCATGCAATCGGCATTCATCGACATCGGCCTCGATCGCGCGGCGTTCCTGCATGTCGCCGATATCTGGGCGCCGCGCCAGAACGGGCAGGGCACCGTGCCCATTGAGCGGCTGCTCTCCGAGGGCCAGAGCCTGCTCGTGCAGGTCATCAAGGACCCGATCGGCAGCAAAGGGGCGCGGCTCTCCACCCAGATCAGCATCGCCGGACGGTTTCTGGTCTATTTGCCGCAGGAGAGCCATATCGGCATCTCCCAACGCATCGAGGATGAAACCGAGCGGCAGATGCTCAAAGAAAAGCTGCTGCAGCTCATTCCGCCAGGAGAGGGCGGCGGCTACATTATCCGCACCGTGGCCGAGACGGCGACCGAGCAGGAATTGGTGGCCGACATCGCGTACCTCAAGAAGCAGTGGGCCGACATCCAGGAGAAGTGCCGGGTCTCTACTCCTCCTTCGCTGCTTTACCAGGACCTCACGTTGGCGATGCGGGTGCTGCGCGACTTCGTTGGCGAGGAGACGGGGCGCATCCTGGTGGATTCCCGCGAAACGTACCAGAAAATGGTGGCGTTCGCGAGCGACTTCGTGGCCAACGTGGTGGAGAAGATCGAACACTATGCAGGAGAGCGGCCCCTATTCGACCTCTACGGTGTGGAGGACGAAATCGAGAAAGCGCTCGCCCGCCGTGTCGATCTCAAGTCCGGCGGCTATTTGATCATCGATCAAACCGAGGCGCTCACCACCATCGACGTCAACACCGGCGGCTACGTTTCTGGTCGCAGCTTCGACGAAACCATCTTTAAAACCAACCTGGAGGCTGCCCAGGTCATTGCCCGCCAGCTTCGCCTGCGCAACCTGGGCGGCATCATCATCATCGACTTCATCGACATGGAGAGCGAGGAACACCGTGCGGCGGTGCTCTCCGAGTTCAAGAAGGCGCTCGCCCGGGACCGCACCAAGATGACGGTGAATGGATTCACTGCGCTGGGGCTCGTGGAGATGACGCGCAAGCGCACCCGCGAGAGCCTGGCCCACATCCTGTGCGAGCCGTGCCCCACCTGCCAGGGCCGCGGTGAGGTCAAAACTGCTCAGACAGTGTGTTACGAGATCCTGCGGGAACTTCTGCGGGAGGCGCGCCAATTCAACGCCCGCGAATTCCGCATCCTCGCTTCCCAGACCGTCATCGACATGTTCCTGGACGAGGAATCCCAGAGCCTGGCCCAGCTCGGCGACTTCATCGGCAAACCGGTGAGCCTGCAGGTGGAAACCCTCTACACCCAGGAACAGTACGACGTGGTCCTCATGTGA
- a CDS encoding type IV pilus twitching motility protein PilT, protein MDISELLAFAVKNKASDLHLSAGLPPMIRVHGDVRRINLPPMEHKDVHAMIYDIMNDAQRKHYEENLECDFAFSIPGLARFRVNAFLQNRGAGAVFRTIPSKVLTLAELNAPKIFQEIATQPRGIVLVTGPTGSGKSTTLAAMIDYINENEHGHILTIEDPIEFVHESKRCLINQREVGPHTHSFANALRSALREDPDVILVGEMRDLETIRLALTAAETGHLVFGTLHTSSAAKTIDRIVDVFPAAEKEMVRAMLSESLRAVISQTLLKTKDGSGRVAAHEIMIGTPAIRNLIRENKVAQMYSAIQTGQAVGMQTLDQALQDLVRRNVVAASEARSRAVNKDLFPGP, encoded by the coding sequence ATGGACATCTCCGAGCTCCTCGCCTTTGCCGTCAAGAACAAGGCCTCCGACCTGCATCTGTCGGCGGGCCTTCCCCCCATGATCCGCGTGCACGGGGACGTGCGTCGCATCAACCTCCCTCCCATGGAGCACAAAGACGTGCACGCCATGATCTACGACATCATGAACGACGCGCAGCGCAAGCACTACGAGGAGAACCTGGAGTGCGATTTCGCCTTTTCCATTCCGGGCCTTGCGCGCTTTCGGGTCAATGCCTTCCTGCAGAATCGTGGCGCGGGGGCGGTGTTTCGGACCATTCCGTCCAAGGTGCTCACGCTTGCGGAGCTGAATGCGCCGAAGATCTTCCAGGAGATCGCGACCCAGCCCCGGGGCATCGTGCTGGTGACCGGTCCTACCGGTTCCGGCAAATCCACGACGCTCGCCGCGATGATCGACTACATCAACGAGAACGAGCACGGCCACATCCTGACCATCGAGGACCCCATCGAATTCGTGCATGAGTCCAAGCGCTGCCTCATCAACCAGCGGGAGGTCGGGCCGCATACCCACTCGTTCGCCAATGCCTTGCGTAGCGCGCTGCGGGAGGACCCGGATGTCATCCTGGTAGGAGAGATGCGGGATCTGGAGACCATCCGCCTTGCGCTCACGGCGGCGGAGACCGGACACCTGGTGTTCGGCACGCTGCACACGAGTTCCGCCGCCAAGACCATCGACCGCATCGTGGACGTGTTCCCGGCGGCGGAGAAAGAGATGGTACGGGCGATGCTCTCGGAGAGCCTGCGGGCAGTGATCTCCCAGACATTGCTCAAGACCAAGGATGGCTCGGGGCGCGTTGCGGCCCACGAGATCATGATCGGCACGCCTGCCATCCGCAACCTCATCCGGGAGAACAAGGTTGCCCAGATGTACTCCGCCATTCAGACGGGCCAGGCGGTGGGCATGCAGACGCTGGACCAGGCCCTGCAGGACTTGGTCCGGCGCAACGTCGTGGCGGCGTCCGAGGCCCGCTCGCGGGCGGTCAACAAGGACTTGTTTCCCGGTCCGTAG
- a CDS encoding Maf family protein, producing MLLNRKRVYLASRSPRRRDLLKQIGLEFELLLLREGPMREADVDETPYPGEAPSDYAERIARAKAEAGMRYLMQRRLPRMYPVYPLVAADTVVTIDGAIIGKPESNAHAAEILQLLSGRSHFVHTAVAVAFEDRLESALSTSEVTFRELSEEEIAAYIATGEPMDKAGAYGIQGLASIFVTELRGSYSGVVGLPLYETSMLLKRLGYGIL from the coding sequence ATGTTGCTCAACCGCAAGCGTGTCTATCTCGCGTCGCGGAGTCCGCGGCGGCGAGACCTTCTGAAGCAGATCGGGCTCGAATTCGAGCTGCTGCTGCTGCGCGAAGGCCCGATGCGCGAGGCCGACGTGGACGAGACGCCCTATCCTGGCGAGGCTCCCTCCGACTATGCCGAGCGCATCGCACGCGCCAAGGCCGAGGCCGGCATGCGCTACCTCATGCAACGGCGGCTGCCCAGGATGTATCCCGTCTACCCCCTGGTCGCCGCCGACACCGTAGTGACGATCGACGGCGCCATCATCGGCAAGCCCGAATCCAACGCGCACGCGGCGGAGATTTTGCAGCTTCTCTCCGGCCGCTCCCATTTCGTACACACGGCAGTGGCGGTGGCCTTCGAGGATAGACTGGAGTCGGCCCTGTCGACGAGCGAGGTAACCTTCCGCGAGCTGTCCGAGGAGGAAATCGCCGCCTACATCGCGACGGGCGAGCCCATGGACAAGGCGGGCGCCTACGGGATCCAGGGGCTGGCGTCGATCTTCGTGACCGAGCTGCGCGGCAGCTATTCCGGCGTCGTCGGCCTGCCGCTCTACGAGACCAGCATGTTGCTTAAACGGCTCGGCTATGGAATTCTTTGA
- a CDS encoding AMP-dependent synthetase/ligase, which produces MNLAEYLDQYRSRSDQVLYTQWAGEGWKDYTAAEMLALAARWQQAFRAHGFQQGERIALCLKNGIHWVAADLAALGMGLVVVPLYVNDNAENIAWCSNHAEARLLVLENDRMVNTLRSVSASLPLVVCLEGGAEKGVENLDTWLPEATQPFQVVDLAPNTLATICYTSGTTGRPKGAMLSHGNIMSNVEACLKVVSLFDSDVMLSIIPLSHMFERTAGYYLPLKRGIRVAYCRSIQQLAEDLATIRPTLLLAVPRVYERFLARIDQSLAGSRLKRALFDRTVELGWKRYRKQVGPLERLQYAVLKRLVADKIMARLGGRLRLSVVGGAAVELRIAKTFVGLGLNMIQGYGLTEASPVVTANRENDNDPTSAGKPLEGVEVRVNENRELLVRGPNVMLGYWRDPEATAAVIDQDGWLNTGDQVEIRDGRVYIIGRTKEIVVLSNGEKFPPEHVEAAILNDPVFEQVALVGEGRPFIVMIAVTQESDEKKLIKRANEQLRDFPRYIRVRRVIIEREPWTIENGVLTPTMKLKRREILRRYRDQIEQAYSAHRLGE; this is translated from the coding sequence ATGAACCTCGCCGAGTACCTCGACCAATATCGCAGCCGCAGCGACCAGGTGCTCTACACCCAGTGGGCCGGCGAGGGCTGGAAGGACTATACCGCGGCGGAGATGCTGGCGCTCGCCGCGCGTTGGCAGCAGGCGTTCCGAGCGCACGGCTTCCAGCAGGGCGAGCGCATCGCCCTGTGCCTGAAGAATGGCATCCACTGGGTGGCCGCGGACCTGGCGGCCCTGGGGATGGGGCTGGTGGTGGTGCCGCTTTACGTGAACGACAACGCCGAGAACATCGCCTGGTGTTCGAACCACGCCGAGGCAAGGCTCCTGGTGCTGGAGAACGACCGCATGGTGAACACTTTGCGTTCCGTGTCGGCGAGTCTCCCGCTGGTGGTCTGCCTGGAAGGGGGCGCCGAAAAAGGTGTGGAGAATCTCGACACCTGGTTGCCCGAGGCGACCCAGCCGTTCCAGGTCGTGGATCTGGCGCCCAACACGCTGGCCACCATCTGCTACACTTCCGGCACCACCGGCCGCCCCAAGGGGGCCATGTTGTCCCACGGGAACATCATGTCCAACGTGGAAGCGTGCCTCAAGGTGGTGTCGCTCTTCGACAGCGATGTCATGCTTTCCATCATCCCGCTCTCCCACATGTTCGAGCGGACTGCAGGTTATTACCTGCCGCTCAAGCGGGGCATCCGCGTCGCCTATTGCCGCAGCATCCAGCAGCTGGCGGAGGATCTCGCCACCATTCGCCCCACGCTCCTGCTGGCGGTGCCGCGCGTCTACGAGCGCTTCCTCGCCCGCATCGACCAGAGCCTGGCTGGGTCCAGGTTGAAGCGGGCCCTTTTCGATCGCACGGTGGAGCTGGGCTGGAAACGCTATCGGAAGCAGGTCGGCCCGCTGGAACGGCTGCAGTACGCCGTGCTGAAGCGGCTGGTGGCGGACAAGATCATGGCCCGCCTGGGTGGGCGCCTGCGGCTGTCCGTGGTGGGAGGGGCGGCCGTGGAGCTTCGCATCGCCAAAACCTTTGTCGGGCTTGGGCTCAACATGATCCAGGGCTATGGACTCACCGAAGCCTCTCCCGTGGTGACCGCCAATCGCGAGAACGACAACGACCCCACCTCGGCGGGGAAGCCCCTGGAGGGGGTGGAGGTTCGGGTGAACGAGAACCGGGAGCTCCTGGTGCGGGGCCCCAACGTGATGCTGGGCTACTGGCGCGATCCGGAGGCCACGGCCGCCGTCATCGATCAGGACGGCTGGCTCAACACCGGCGACCAGGTGGAGATCCGCGACGGCCGGGTGTACATCATCGGCCGCACCAAAGAAATCGTGGTGCTGTCGAACGGCGAGAAATTTCCACCCGAGCACGTGGAGGCCGCGATCCTGAACGATCCCGTCTTCGAACAGGTGGCGCTGGTTGGCGAGGGACGGCCGTTCATCGTCATGATCGCGGTGACCCAGGAAAGCGACGAAAAGAAGCTGATCAAGCGCGCCAATGAACAGCTCAGGGACTTTCCTCGCTACATCCGGGTGCGACGGGTCATCATCGAGCGGGAACCTTGGACCATCGAAAACGGCGTGCTCACGCCTACCATGAAGCTCAAGCGCCGCGAGATCCTGCGGCGTTACAGAGACCAGATCGAGCAGGCCTATTCCGCCCATCGTCTGGGGGAATGA
- the hslV gene encoding ATP-dependent protease subunit HslV, protein MDQFHGTTIVSVRRGHQVALGGDGQVTLGSVVLKAGARKVRRLYSDRILAGFAGGTADAFTLFERFEAKLEKHQGNLTRSAVELAKDWRTDRILRRLEAMLAVADRETSLIITGNGDVLEPEMGVIAIGSGGPYAQAAARALIENTDLPAPDIVRKALAIAADICIYTNQQHVIEVLE, encoded by the coding sequence ATGGATCAATTTCACGGCACGACCATCGTCTCGGTGCGCCGGGGCCACCAGGTGGCGCTGGGCGGCGACGGCCAGGTCACGCTGGGCAGCGTGGTGTTGAAGGCGGGTGCCCGCAAAGTGCGGCGGCTCTACAGCGATCGGATTCTTGCCGGCTTCGCCGGAGGAACCGCCGACGCCTTCACCCTGTTCGAGCGCTTTGAAGCCAAGCTGGAGAAGCATCAGGGGAACCTCACTCGCTCGGCGGTGGAGCTGGCGAAAGACTGGCGCACCGACCGCATTCTGCGGCGGCTGGAAGCGATGCTGGCAGTGGCGGATCGGGAGACTTCGCTCATCATCACCGGCAATGGCGACGTCCTGGAGCCGGAAATGGGCGTCATCGCCATCGGCAGCGGCGGACCCTATGCCCAGGCGGCCGCCCGGGCGTTGATCGAGAATACCGACCTGCCCGCGCCCGACATCGTGCGCAAGGCGCTCGCGATTGCGGCCGACATCTGTATCTATACCAACCAGCAGCATGTGATCGAGGTGCTCGAATAG
- a CDS encoding YggT family protein has translation MASQALIFLVETFLGLFALALLLRFYLQLFRAPPRNQLSQFLAAVTDFAVIPARRVIPGLWGVDMATLVLAWLTEVLLQLLVLTLKGYALGSAIGVELVAIGLFAAVKVLKVSIYILMVAVIAQAVLSWVNPYSPAAPILDALTRPFLRPLRRRIPPIANVDLSPLFVLILCQLALMVPVAWLEMNISRMF, from the coding sequence ATGGCAAGCCAAGCGCTCATTTTTCTGGTGGAGACCTTTCTCGGCCTGTTCGCCCTGGCTCTGCTCCTGCGCTTCTACCTGCAGCTTTTCCGCGCTCCGCCGCGCAACCAGCTTTCCCAGTTCCTGGCGGCGGTGACCGACTTCGCGGTCATACCGGCCCGGCGCGTCATCCCGGGCCTGTGGGGCGTGGACATGGCCACGCTCGTGCTGGCCTGGCTCACCGAGGTCCTGCTCCAGCTTCTTGTTCTCACCCTCAAGGGCTACGCGCTGGGCTCGGCAATCGGCGTCGAGCTGGTAGCGATCGGTTTGTTTGCCGCCGTGAAGGTGCTCAAGGTGAGCATCTACATCCTGATGGTGGCGGTCATCGCCCAAGCAGTGCTCTCGTGGGTCAATCCCTACAGCCCTGCTGCGCCCATCCTGGACGCGCTGACGCGGCCGTTCCTCAGGCCGCTGCGCAGGCGCATTCCGCCGATCGCCAACGTGGACCTGTCGCCCCTGTTCGTCCTCATCCTTTGCCAGCTGGCGCTCATGGTGCCAGTGGCCTGGTTGGAGATGAACATCTCGCGAATGTTTTGA
- a CDS encoding THUMP domain-containing class I SAM-dependent RNA methyltransferase, protein MNFDLHHVRLFSPCPRGLERALAEELAALGAKEIAPLEGGVAYGGDRAVCYRVNLSSRIASRVLWQIAEVAYRDEQDVYEAAYDVPWHAWFALQCKIRVNVAATRCPLKSLDYVTLRIKDAICDRFRAEQGERPDVDTRAPDVRIHAFLDARRLTLYLDTSGEPLFKRGLRTVTGEAPVRENLAAGILRLIGWTPDVPLLDPMCGSGTFLLEAAQIALNVPAGLRRSFAFEKLAFHDRGAWQRVRREAESRIRRTLPAPIHGADVDAAAVRAAAANLRSAGLSAAVRLTQADVLELAPPQPPGLLVTNPPYAMRLGERDALAAFYPRLGDALKARFAGWTAYLLTADLRLPQLIRLTPSRRIPLFNGALECRLFEFRIVKGKMRKK, encoded by the coding sequence ATGAACTTCGACCTCCACCATGTCCGCTTGTTCTCCCCTTGCCCCCGGGGCCTGGAGCGCGCCCTCGCCGAGGAGCTGGCAGCGCTGGGGGCAAAGGAGATAGCGCCGCTGGAGGGCGGAGTGGCCTATGGCGGCGACCGGGCCGTGTGCTACCGCGTCAATCTTTCCAGCCGCATCGCCAGCCGCGTCCTCTGGCAGATCGCGGAAGTCGCCTACCGGGACGAGCAGGATGTCTATGAGGCCGCGTACGACGTTCCCTGGCACGCTTGGTTCGCCCTGCAGTGCAAGATCCGTGTGAACGTAGCTGCGACCCGCTGTCCGCTGAAAAGCCTGGACTACGTGACCTTGCGCATCAAGGATGCGATCTGTGACCGATTCCGCGCGGAACAGGGCGAACGGCCTGACGTGGACACCCGGGCTCCCGACGTGCGCATCCATGCTTTTCTCGATGCGCGGCGCCTCACCCTCTACCTGGACACCAGCGGAGAGCCGCTGTTCAAGCGGGGGCTGCGGACAGTGACCGGCGAGGCCCCTGTCCGCGAGAACCTGGCCGCTGGAATCCTCCGGCTCATTGGCTGGACCCCCGACGTTCCCCTCCTCGACCCCATGTGCGGCAGCGGCACCTTCTTGCTGGAGGCGGCGCAGATCGCCCTCAACGTGCCGGCGGGGCTGCGGCGGAGCTTCGCTTTCGAGAAGCTCGCCTTCCACGACCGCGGCGCATGGCAGCGGGTCCGCCGCGAGGCCGAGTCCCGCATTCGCCGGACTTTGCCCGCGCCCATCCACGGAGCCGATGTGGACGCCGCGGCGGTCCGGGCCGCCGCCGCCAACCTGCGGTCGGCGGGCCTGTCCGCGGCGGTGCGTCTGACCCAAGCCGATGTGCTGGAGCTCGCGCCGCCCCAACCTCCCGGCCTCCTCGTCACCAATCCGCCGTACGCCATGCGCCTGGGCGAGCGCGACGCGCTGGCGGCTTTCTATCCCCGTCTGGGCGACGCGCTGAAAGCCCGCTTCGCGGGTTGGACGGCCTACCTCCTGACCGCGGACCTGCGGCTGCCGCAGTTGATCCGACTCACGCCCAGCCGGCGCATCCCGCTCTTCAACGGCGCGCTGGAGTGCCGGCTGTTCGAATTCCGGATCGTGAAAGGGAAAATGAGAAAGAAGTAA
- a CDS encoding PilT/PilU family type 4a pilus ATPase yields MERDQATKLVHDLLRLMVGKNGSDLFLTAGFPPAIKVDGKIMPVSSQPLTPQHTMELARAIMNDRQAAEFESTKECNFAISPSGIGRFRVNAFVQQGRVGLVLRTINTEIPTLESLGLPEVLKEVAMSKRGLVIVVGATGSGKSTTLAAMIGYRNENSHGHIITIEDPIEYVHEHKKCIVTQREVGVDTESWEAALKNALRQAPDVILMGEIRDRETMDYAIAFAETGHLCMATLHANSANQALDRIINFFPEDRRPQLLMDLSLNLRAMVSQRLIPRATGTGRVAAIEIMLNTPLISDLIFKGQVHEIKDVMKRSRELGMQTFDQALFDLYEAGLITYEDALRNADSMNELRLEIKLRGQEAREKNLMEGLDHLKLT; encoded by the coding sequence ATGGAACGCGACCAGGCAACGAAGCTCGTGCATGACCTCCTGCGCCTGATGGTGGGCAAGAACGGCTCCGACTTGTTCTTGACCGCCGGTTTTCCGCCGGCCATCAAGGTGGACGGGAAAATCATGCCGGTCTCCAGCCAACCTCTGACGCCGCAGCACACCATGGAGCTCGCGCGGGCGATCATGAACGACCGGCAGGCAGCGGAGTTCGAATCCACCAAGGAATGCAACTTCGCGATCAGCCCCTCGGGCATCGGCCGCTTTCGGGTCAACGCCTTCGTCCAACAGGGCCGGGTGGGGTTGGTGCTGCGGACCATCAACACCGAGATCCCGACGCTGGAGAGCCTGGGATTGCCTGAAGTCCTCAAAGAGGTGGCGATGAGCAAGCGGGGCCTGGTGATCGTGGTCGGCGCCACAGGCTCAGGCAAGTCGACCACGCTCGCGGCGATGATCGGCTATCGCAATGAAAACAGCCACGGCCACATCATCACCATCGAGGATCCGATCGAATACGTGCACGAGCACAAGAAGTGCATCGTCACCCAGCGGGAGGTGGGCGTGGACACAGAGTCCTGGGAGGCAGCCCTCAAGAACGCGCTGCGGCAGGCGCCGGACGTGATCCTGATGGGGGAGATCCGCGACCGGGAAACGATGGACTACGCCATCGCCTTCGCGGAGACCGGCCATCTGTGCATGGCCACCCTCCACGCCAACAGTGCCAACCAGGCCTTGGATCGCATCATCAACTTCTTTCCCGAGGATCGGCGTCCCCAACTCCTCATGGATCTGTCCTTGAACCTGCGGGCCATGGTTTCCCAGCGCCTCATCCCGCGCGCGACGGGCACCGGACGGGTGGCCGCCATCGAGATCATGCTCAACACGCCGCTCATCTCCGACCTGATTTTCAAGGGCCAGGTGCACGAGATCAAGGACGTGATGAAGCGCTCCCGGGAATTGGGGATGCAGACGTTCGACCAGGCGTTGTTCGACCTGTACGAGGCCGGCTTGATCACTTACGAGGACGCGCTGCGCAACGCCGACTCGATGAACGAGCTGCGGCTCGAGATCAAGCTGCGGGGCCAAGAGGCGAGGGAGAAGAACCTGATGGAAGGCCTCGATCATTTGAAGCTGACGTGA
- the proC gene encoding pyrroline-5-carboxylate reductase — MHITFIGGGNMATALIGGLLAKDWSASQIRVVEVDAAARERLTGRFGVATTEAPEVDGSDTVLLAVKPQQMHEVARRLAGRLGSQLVLTIAAGIRLDDLARWLGGYQRLVRCMPNTPALVHCGVTGLYALPQVSREERQRAEAILGAVGRTVWLDREELLDAVTAVSGSGPAYVFYFMEALEEAASSLGLSREQARLLVVETFLGAASLARQSEEPLAALRARVTSKGGTTERAVAVLEEARLRDHIAQAVRAAHARSRELGDEFGKLG; from the coding sequence ATGCACATCACTTTCATCGGCGGCGGCAACATGGCGACCGCCCTGATTGGCGGGCTGCTCGCCAAAGACTGGAGCGCAAGCCAGATCCGGGTGGTTGAGGTGGATGCGGCTGCGCGGGAGCGCCTCACGGGCCGCTTCGGCGTGGCCACGACCGAAGCGCCGGAGGTCGATGGCAGCGACACCGTGCTCCTGGCGGTCAAGCCCCAGCAGATGCACGAGGTGGCCCGGCGCCTGGCCGGCCGGCTCGGCTCGCAGCTCGTCCTCACCATCGCCGCCGGCATCCGGCTCGACGACCTGGCCCGCTGGCTGGGAGGCTATCAGCGCCTGGTGCGCTGCATGCCCAACACGCCGGCGCTGGTCCATTGCGGTGTCACGGGGCTGTACGCCCTGCCTCAGGTGAGCCGCGAGGAGCGCCAGCGGGCGGAGGCCATCTTGGGCGCCGTGGGCCGCACGGTATGGCTCGACCGGGAAGAGCTGCTGGACGCGGTCACGGCGGTCTCGGGCAGCGGACCGGCCTACGTGTTCTATTTCATGGAGGCGCTGGAAGAGGCAGCCAGCAGCTTGGGGCTCAGCCGCGAGCAGGCGCGCCTGCTCGTGGTCGAGACGTTCCTCGGCGCCGCTTCCCTCGCGCGCCAGAGCGAGGAGCCGCTTGCGGCTTTGAGGGCACGCGTCACCTCCAAGGGCGGCACCACCGAGCGGGCCGTTGCCGTGCTGGAGGAGGCCCGCTTGCGCGATCACATCGCGCAAGCGGTGCGCGCCGCCCATGCGCGTTCCCGGGAGCTGGGTGACGAATTCGGCAAGCTCGGCTGA